A single region of the Phycisphaerae bacterium genome encodes:
- the rsmG gene encoding 16S rRNA (guanine(527)-N(7))-methyltransferase RsmG produces MTDDGTAITVQRAAFEDALTNATASLGLAIDDAQREKMWTHFQLVVETNRRFNLTRICAPTDAAVKHYADSLALLAVSGIDPARPWRVLDVGTGAGFPAIPLAIVCDAWRLTAIDGTGKKARFVVDAIAGLGLANVQARQARAAELAKVGGDSFDLVLLRAVGKLAEGLVEVRSLAKIGAEVVFYKTANISDEELAEGLNAADALGFRALPLADVVLTSGNGPLHRRFVRYRRLPSQHSRRRGWKAR; encoded by the coding sequence ATGACGGACGACGGCACAGCCATCACGGTGCAGCGAGCGGCCTTCGAGGACGCGCTGACGAACGCCACGGCCTCGTTGGGGCTGGCCATCGATGACGCTCAGCGGGAGAAAATGTGGACCCACTTCCAGTTGGTCGTGGAAACGAACCGCAGATTTAACCTGACCCGGATCTGCGCACCGACGGACGCCGCCGTGAAGCACTACGCCGATTCCCTGGCTCTGCTGGCCGTATCCGGTATCGATCCGGCTCGCCCGTGGCGGGTTCTGGACGTAGGCACCGGGGCGGGGTTTCCAGCCATCCCCCTGGCCATTGTGTGCGATGCCTGGCGACTGACGGCCATCGACGGGACGGGTAAGAAGGCCCGCTTCGTGGTCGACGCGATCGCCGGCCTCGGACTCGCCAATGTGCAGGCTCGCCAGGCTCGGGCGGCCGAACTGGCCAAGGTGGGCGGCGACAGTTTCGATCTGGTCCTGCTCCGTGCGGTGGGTAAGCTCGCCGAGGGGCTCGTCGAGGTTCGCTCGCTCGCCAAGATCGGGGCGGAGGTTGTGTTCTACAAGACGGCGAACATCAGCGATGAAGAGTTGGCCGAAGGTCTGAACGCGGCCGACGCGCTGGGTTTCCGCGCCCTGCCGCTCGCGGACGTCGTGTTGACGTCGGGGAATGGCCCGCTGCATCGACGGTTTGTGCGATACCGGCGGCTCCCCAGCCAGCATTCGAGACGACGGGGGTGGAAAGCGAGATGA
- a CDS encoding BtpA/SgcQ family protein, with amino-acid sequence MNDNSQITELFGVPKAMVAMIHVQALPGTPLARFPVSQIVEQAMAEARLLSHAGFDAIMIENMHDRPYLRQAVGPEIVAGMTAVLQAVRETVSLPIGVQVLAGANREALAVAMAGGATFIRAENFVFAHVADEGFMPEADAARLLRYRREIGAEHIRVFADVKKKHSSHAMTADVDLAETARAAAFFGADGIIVTGTATGQAASLADVRELSAVVGLPVAVGSGLTPDNLGGYWDFADVFIVGSFIKQDGQWHQPPDPDRVAAMIRAAQRLTGGRAC; translated from the coding sequence ATGAACGACAACAGCCAAATCACTGAACTGTTCGGCGTCCCGAAGGCCATGGTTGCCATGATTCACGTTCAGGCACTGCCGGGTACGCCGCTGGCCCGGTTCCCGGTCTCCCAGATCGTCGAACAAGCCATGGCCGAGGCTCGGTTGCTCTCCCATGCCGGTTTCGACGCGATCATGATCGAGAACATGCACGACCGGCCTTACCTGCGACAGGCGGTCGGGCCGGAGATCGTGGCCGGCATGACCGCCGTGCTGCAGGCCGTGCGCGAAACGGTGAGTCTACCGATCGGCGTGCAAGTGCTGGCGGGCGCGAATCGCGAGGCCCTCGCGGTGGCGATGGCCGGTGGGGCGACGTTCATTCGGGCGGAAAACTTCGTCTTCGCCCACGTGGCCGATGAGGGGTTCATGCCCGAGGCCGACGCGGCCCGGCTGCTGCGGTACCGGCGGGAGATTGGCGCCGAGCACATCCGCGTTTTTGCCGACGTCAAGAAGAAGCACTCCAGCCACGCCATGACCGCGGATGTCGATCTGGCCGAGACCGCTCGTGCGGCGGCATTCTTCGGAGCCGATGGCATCATCGTCACGGGAACCGCCACCGGTCAGGCCGCCTCGCTGGCCGATGTTCGCGAGCTCAGTGCGGTCGTGGGGCTACCGGTTGCCGTGGGTTCAGGACTCACCCCGGACAACCTCGGTGGATACTGGGATTTCGCCGACGTGTTCATCGTCGGCTCGTTCATCAAGCAGGACGGCCAATGGCATCAGCCGCCCGATCCCGATCGTGTCGCAGCGATGATCAGGGCGGCGCAGCGGCTGACCGGCGGGAGAGCGTGCTGA
- a CDS encoding YbjQ family protein, with protein sequence MSIPTTTTFSVEGYRISRYLGVVRGITVRAPTISQGILGGLKSIVGGRIGAYTEMCEQARQQAYELLVDHAIALGANAVVGLRFDASEVASKFSATEVLCYGTAVVIEPERG encoded by the coding sequence ATGTCGATTCCCACGACAACAACGTTCAGCGTTGAAGGCTATCGGATCAGCCGGTACCTGGGTGTTGTGCGCGGCATTACCGTTCGCGCACCCACGATCTCGCAGGGCATTCTCGGCGGACTCAAGTCGATCGTCGGCGGGCGAATCGGGGCCTACACCGAGATGTGCGAGCAAGCTCGCCAGCAGGCCTACGAGCTTCTCGTGGACCACGCGATCGCCTTGGGGGCCAACGCCGTGGTGGGGCTCCGGTTTGACGCTTCCGAGGTGGCGAGCAAGTTCAGTGCCACGGAAGTGCTCTGCTACGGAACGGCGGTGGTGATCGAACCGGAGAGGGGCTGA
- a CDS encoding right-handed parallel beta-helix repeat-containing protein: MRPSLLTLVMMLSTSPVLGFDLFVATGGNDGWSGRLAAPTGDGRDGPYATLERARDEIRRLKKDNTLPAGPVNVFLRGGVHALSRPFELTAVDSGSKDAPITYRAWQSEQARLIGGREVTGFRRVTDGAVLARLDPAAKDQVYQADVKALGVSDFGEVVKAGQRFELFFQDKPMTLARWPNEGFVRIVNVVGGEPTQIHGHKGDKIGKFTYEGDRPSRWKGEPDIRLLGYWFWDWADAYEKVDSIDTEKRIISTVPPYHHYGYRTGQRYCALNLLAELDSPGEWYLDRGAGILYFWPPAAIDSAKAFVSVTERIVTLSSVSYITIRGLRLEFSRGTAITVKDGSCNLVAGCTLRNLGGQAVTISGGTENGVVGCDIHDTGDGGITLNGGDRKTLAPGMHYAVNNHIYDYSRTSKTYRTAVSTSGVGNRIANNLIHDAPHMALGLSGNEHLIELNEIHTVCMDTDDAGAFYMGRDWTWRGNLIRYNYFHHVGRFSGNVGVQSIYLDDWASGTTVFGNICYRGGRGILVGGGRNNTVENNVFVDCKPAVHVDSRGLGWAKYYFDQTDNTLVERLKQVPYQDPPWSTRYPELLTLYQDEPALAKYNAVVRNISTGGRWLDLLDGLTDKVVTVKDNLVDQDPHFVDPAKGDFRLKDDSPAFKLGFKQIPVEKIGLYKDELRASWPPAGRPAGKP, encoded by the coding sequence ATGCGACCCTCCTTGCTCACCCTGGTCATGATGCTGTCGACATCCCCGGTTCTCGGTTTCGACCTGTTCGTCGCCACGGGCGGCAACGACGGCTGGAGCGGCAGGCTGGCCGCTCCGACCGGTGACGGCCGGGACGGCCCGTACGCCACACTGGAACGAGCCCGCGATGAGATCCGCCGCCTGAAGAAGGACAACACGTTGCCAGCGGGGCCGGTCAACGTGTTTCTGCGGGGCGGGGTGCATGCTCTCTCCCGGCCGTTCGAGCTCACCGCGGTCGACAGCGGCAGCAAGGACGCGCCAATCACCTACCGCGCCTGGCAGAGCGAACAGGCTCGACTGATCGGCGGGCGCGAGGTGACCGGCTTCAGGAGAGTCACGGACGGAGCCGTTCTTGCCCGGCTCGACCCGGCGGCCAAGGACCAGGTCTACCAGGCGGACGTGAAAGCCCTGGGTGTCAGCGACTTCGGTGAAGTGGTGAAAGCGGGCCAGCGGTTCGAGCTGTTCTTCCAGGACAAGCCCATGACCCTGGCCCGCTGGCCGAACGAGGGTTTCGTGCGGATCGTCAACGTGGTCGGCGGTGAGCCCACGCAGATTCACGGCCACAAAGGCGACAAGATCGGCAAGTTCACCTACGAGGGCGACCGCCCGAGTCGCTGGAAGGGGGAACCGGACATCAGGCTGCTGGGCTACTGGTTCTGGGACTGGGCCGACGCTTACGAGAAGGTGGATTCGATCGACACCGAGAAGCGCATCATCTCGACCGTGCCCCCCTACCATCACTACGGCTACCGCACGGGCCAGCGCTACTGTGCACTGAATCTGCTGGCCGAACTCGACTCGCCCGGCGAATGGTACCTCGACCGCGGTGCGGGCATCCTCTACTTCTGGCCGCCGGCGGCGATCGACTCGGCGAAGGCGTTCGTATCCGTCACCGAGCGCATCGTCACCCTGAGCAGTGTTTCTTACATCACCATCCGCGGCCTGCGCCTGGAGTTCAGCCGGGGCACGGCCATCACCGTGAAGGATGGCTCGTGCAACCTCGTTGCCGGCTGCACGCTGCGGAACCTGGGCGGCCAGGCGGTGACCATCTCCGGCGGCACGGAGAACGGCGTGGTCGGCTGCGACATCCACGACACCGGCGACGGGGGCATCACCCTCAACGGCGGCGACCGAAAGACGCTCGCCCCGGGCATGCACTATGCGGTCAACAATCACATTTACGACTACAGCCGGACCAGCAAGACTTATCGCACGGCCGTCAGCACCTCGGGCGTCGGCAACCGCATCGCCAACAACCTCATCCATGACGCCCCGCACATGGCTCTGGGCCTCAGTGGCAACGAACACCTCATCGAGCTCAACGAGATCCACACCGTCTGCATGGATACCGACGATGCCGGCGCGTTCTACATGGGGCGGGACTGGACCTGGCGCGGCAATCTCATCCGGTACAACTACTTCCACCACGTCGGCAGGTTTTCCGGCAACGTGGGCGTGCAGTCGATCTACCTCGACGACTGGGCCAGCGGCACGACCGTGTTCGGCAACATCTGCTACCGCGGAGGGCGAGGCATCCTCGTGGGCGGCGGGCGAAACAACACCGTGGAGAACAACGTTTTCGTCGACTGCAAGCCGGCCGTCCACGTCGATTCACGCGGCCTGGGCTGGGCGAAGTATTACTTTGACCAGACCGACAATACGCTGGTTGAGCGGCTCAAACAGGTGCCCTACCAGGATCCGCCCTGGAGCACGCGGTACCCCGAGCTACTGACCCTCTACCAGGATGAACCCGCCCTGGCCAAGTACAACGCGGTGGTTCGCAACATCTCGACCGGCGGCCGATGGCTTGACCTTCTCGACGGCTTGACCGACAAGGTCGTGACCGTGAAGGACAACCTGGTGGACCAGGACCCGCACTTTGTTGACCCGGCCAAGGGCGATTTCCGGCTCAAGGACGACTCACCGGCGTTCAAGCTGGGATTCAAGCAGATCCCGGTGGAGAAGATCGGGCTATACAAGGACGAGCTTCGGGCCTCGTGGCCACCGGCCGGCAGACCGGCAGGCAAGCCATAG
- a CDS encoding M24 family metallopeptidase has protein sequence MPSDTAECQEKRGRVVEYLDSHCLDAVVLTRRCNFAWFTGGGLNHVGTGGEVGAASLVISRPKRTVCVTSWIEERRVLDEELSVLGFAVHACPWHDPESAARLWRVVLGDLRAACDVRVAGLPETVALLGGDFDCLRWSLTDGETARIHALARETAACLEETCRRARRGMTEHQLAGRLAGSLLERGIRVPTLLAAADDRAARYRHPIPTTARFDRYGLVAVGAERGGLIVSCTRLFSFGPIDEDLRRRHESVCRVDAAMIGATRPCSTLGEVFAVAQRMYAETGFPDEWRRHHQGGSTGYLPREVKAVPGDTTPVLSGQAFAWNPSIAGTKSEDTILTDLLESEILTATGAWPTTSYPGGGKTYPRCDIMEL, from the coding sequence ATGCCATCGGATACTGCCGAGTGCCAGGAGAAACGTGGACGCGTTGTCGAGTACCTCGACAGTCATTGCCTGGACGCCGTCGTCCTCACGCGGCGGTGCAATTTCGCCTGGTTCACGGGGGGAGGTCTGAACCATGTGGGCACGGGCGGGGAAGTGGGCGCAGCCTCGCTGGTGATCAGTCGTCCGAAGCGGACGGTGTGTGTGACCAGCTGGATCGAAGAGCGGCGGGTTCTCGACGAGGAGCTGAGCGTACTCGGATTCGCGGTTCATGCCTGCCCTTGGCACGATCCGGAGTCGGCAGCACGTTTGTGGCGAGTTGTGCTGGGTGACCTGCGGGCGGCATGCGACGTGCGAGTAGCCGGCTTGCCGGAGACCGTTGCCCTCCTCGGAGGTGATTTCGATTGCCTCCGCTGGTCGCTGACGGATGGGGAAACGGCGAGGATCCACGCCTTGGCTCGGGAGACGGCCGCGTGCCTGGAGGAGACTTGTCGGCGGGCTCGTCGCGGCATGACCGAGCACCAACTGGCCGGCAGACTGGCCGGTTCGCTGCTCGAGCGGGGGATCCGGGTGCCAACCCTCCTGGCCGCGGCCGACGACCGCGCTGCCCGCTATCGGCATCCGATTCCGACGACCGCCAGGTTCGACCGGTACGGCTTGGTCGCCGTCGGGGCCGAACGCGGGGGCCTCATCGTCTCGTGCACCCGGTTGTTCTCGTTCGGGCCCATCGATGAGGATCTGCGCCGCCGTCACGAATCGGTGTGTCGGGTGGATGCGGCCATGATCGGAGCTACCCGCCCATGCAGCACGCTCGGAGAGGTCTTCGCGGTCGCCCAGCGGATGTACGCGGAGACGGGATTCCCGGACGAGTGGCGGCGGCATCATCAAGGCGGCTCGACCGGCTACCTTCCTCGCGAGGTCAAGGCCGTTCCGGGCGATACCACTCCCGTGTTGTCTGGCCAGGCCTTCGCCTGGAATCCCTCCATCGCCGGAACCAAGAGCGAGGACACGATCCTCACCGACCTGCTGGAGAGCGAGATCCTGACCGCCACCGGAGCATGGCCGACCACGTCGTATCCCGGCGGAGGAAAGACGTATCCACGCTGCGATATCATGGAACTCTGA
- a CDS encoding CTP synthase, producing the protein MNSEKLLASLSYASDETEFYAPMPAGYKPGKTKYVFVFGTVMSGLGKGIFSSSLAKCLKNKGLTVAPIKLEGYLNVDSGTLNPYRHGEVYVLDDGMETDMDLGTYERMLDQDLSRVNFATSGQIFTRVLEKERRGSYLGRDVQMIPHVTGEVKIKLRELAVASDADVVFVEIGGTVGDVENAYYIEAAREMAFEEGANSCAFVALTYIISPPKLGEQKSKAAQLGIRGLLAVGIQPHIIACRASEPASRKVMEKLALYSNVPIDRLFSMHDCDSIYVIPDMLRGAGMDDAVIDILGIRDRVHPENETRAREAWTGFIQRLRTPTREIRIGMIGKYTSVRDSYASILHALEHAGAAVEARIQVVWIDSTDITDATAAKALAEVDGIIVPGGFGVRGTEGKIACIKWARESGIPYLGICYGFQMAVIEFARNVCGLTDANSTEIDPDTPHPVIDILPEQKQIEGLGGNMRLGGRDVLIKPGTLAAELFNNAPETRLRFRHRYEVDPQYIERLEKGGMIFSGKAPDYPIMQILELPTSKHLFFFGTQAHPEMQSRPLRPQPMFHGLARAALVYAARHGRGQRPTSPAAAAATAPNATAMQA; encoded by the coding sequence ATGAATTCCGAGAAGCTACTGGCATCGTTGAGTTATGCGTCAGACGAGACCGAGTTTTACGCTCCGATGCCCGCCGGCTACAAGCCGGGCAAGACGAAGTACGTGTTCGTTTTCGGCACGGTCATGAGCGGTCTGGGCAAGGGCATCTTCTCCAGTTCGCTGGCCAAATGCCTCAAGAACAAGGGGCTCACCGTGGCCCCGATCAAGCTTGAAGGCTACCTGAACGTCGACTCCGGCACGCTGAATCCCTACCGCCACGGCGAGGTCTACGTCCTGGACGACGGCATGGAGACCGACATGGACCTGGGGACTTACGAGCGAATGCTCGACCAGGACCTGAGCCGCGTGAATTTTGCCACCAGCGGTCAGATTTTCACCCGCGTACTGGAGAAGGAGCGGCGCGGCAGCTACCTGGGGCGCGACGTGCAGATGATTCCCCACGTCACCGGCGAGGTGAAGATCAAGCTTCGGGAGCTGGCCGTAGCGTCTGATGCCGATGTCGTGTTCGTCGAGATCGGCGGAACGGTGGGCGACGTCGAGAACGCCTACTACATCGAGGCCGCCCGCGAAATGGCCTTCGAGGAAGGGGCCAACTCCTGCGCCTTCGTGGCTCTGACCTACATCATCTCGCCCCCCAAGCTTGGCGAACAGAAGTCCAAGGCGGCCCAGCTCGGCATCCGCGGCCTGCTGGCGGTGGGGATTCAGCCGCACATCATCGCCTGCCGGGCGTCCGAGCCCGCGTCCCGCAAGGTCATGGAGAAGCTTGCCCTGTACAGCAACGTGCCCATCGATCGGTTGTTCTCGATGCATGACTGCGACAGCATCTACGTGATCCCGGATATGCTCCGCGGCGCCGGGATGGACGACGCGGTGATCGACATTCTCGGCATCCGCGACCGGGTTCATCCGGAAAACGAGACCCGGGCCCGGGAGGCCTGGACCGGCTTCATTCAGCGGCTGCGCACGCCCACCCGCGAGATCCGCATCGGAATGATCGGCAAGTACACATCGGTGCGCGACAGCTACGCGAGCATTCTGCACGCTCTGGAACACGCCGGCGCGGCCGTCGAAGCCCGAATCCAGGTCGTGTGGATCGACAGTACCGACATCACCGACGCCACTGCGGCCAAGGCCCTGGCCGAGGTGGATGGCATCATCGTTCCCGGCGGCTTCGGCGTGCGCGGCACGGAAGGCAAGATCGCCTGCATCAAGTGGGCCCGGGAAAGCGGCATCCCCTACCTGGGCATCTGCTACGGATTCCAGATGGCCGTGATCGAGTTCGCACGCAATGTCTGTGGTCTGACCGACGCCAACAGCACCGAGATCGACCCCGACACGCCTCACCCGGTCATTGACATCCTGCCCGAACAGAAGCAGATAGAGGGCCTTGGAGGCAACATGCGCCTGGGCGGGCGCGACGTGCTCATCAAACCCGGCACACTGGCCGCCGAGCTGTTCAACAATGCTCCCGAGACGAGGCTGCGTTTCCGCCACCGCTATGAGGTCGATCCCCAGTACATCGAGCGACTGGAGAAGGGCGGCATGATCTTCTCCGGCAAGGCCCCGGACTACCCGATCATGCAGATCCTCGAGCTGCCGACCAGCAAGCACCTGTTCTTCTTCGGGACCCAGGCTCACCCGGAGATGCAGAGCCGTCCACTCCGACCGCAGCCGATGTTTCACGGTTTGGCCCGAGCCGCCCTTGTCTACGCCGCCCGGCACGGCCGCGGTCAGCGCCCGACTTCGCCGGCAGCCGCCGCGGCCACTGCGCCCAACGCAACCGCGATGCAGGCGTAG
- the kdsB gene encoding 3-deoxy-manno-octulosonate cytidylyltransferase, protein MLAAAVIPARYASTRFPGKPLASETGKPLIQHVYEAVSRARRLDRVLVATDDSRIAGAVRAFGGEVVMTRADHPSGTDRVAEAAAGLAVDLIVNVQGDEPEMEPEAIDALVDLMAARPDTPMGTLACRFRRVSDVLNPACVKVILDRASNAIYFSRSLIPYPRDTKGEVDHPGRWLLHLGIYAFRPAFLQELTRTPPSELERVEQLEQLRVLQMGRKIVVAVVERSSTGIDTPEQYAAFVERYRNRAAGLRHTEHHQPTQQR, encoded by the coding sequence TTGTTGGCTGCCGCAGTCATTCCTGCTCGTTACGCCTCCACACGTTTTCCCGGGAAACCTCTCGCCTCGGAGACAGGCAAGCCGCTGATTCAGCACGTTTATGAGGCGGTGTCGAGGGCTCGCCGGCTCGATCGAGTACTGGTCGCCACTGACGACAGCCGGATTGCCGGCGCGGTTCGGGCGTTCGGCGGCGAGGTGGTCATGACCCGGGCGGATCACCCCAGCGGAACCGACCGGGTGGCCGAGGCCGCCGCCGGCCTGGCGGTTGATCTGATTGTGAACGTCCAGGGTGATGAACCGGAGATGGAGCCGGAGGCGATCGACGCCTTGGTTGATCTCATGGCCGCTCGCCCGGACACCCCCATGGGCACGCTGGCGTGCCGATTCCGGCGAGTTTCCGACGTGCTGAATCCCGCCTGCGTGAAAGTCATCCTGGACAGGGCTTCGAACGCAATCTACTTCAGCCGCAGCCTGATCCCTTACCCACGTGATACCAAGGGCGAGGTGGACCATCCCGGTCGCTGGCTGTTGCACCTGGGCATCTACGCGTTTCGCCCGGCTTTTCTGCAAGAACTGACCCGCACGCCGCCGAGCGAGCTTGAGCGAGTCGAACAGCTCGAGCAACTTCGCGTGCTGCAGATGGGTCGGAAGATCGTGGTGGCGGTCGTGGAGCGATCCAGTACCGGGATCGACACGCCCGAACAATATGCGGCGTTCGTCGAACGATATCGGAACCGGGCGGCCGGCCTCCGGCACACTGAGCATCACCAACCAACTCAACAGAGGTAA
- a CDS encoding NCS2 family permease — protein MSAKYPIFVKRDLDGFFGLAIDNLVQMLLIVGLCGAYCGMNGEDARFITRHIMPGVAVSLIIGNLFYALQAHWVAKREGRSDVTALPYGINTPSLLVYVFFVMMPTYNKTHSAAAAWQMGLIACLGSGIIEFAGAFVAERLRRNTPRAALLSTLAGIAITFISMTFALQIWQRPLVAMVPMAVVLLVYFSHARFPLGLPGGFVAILLGTALAWGLPLLGVTTDVPMSHSAIQQAWAERRLYLPIWSGPALWEVLRQDWSQVIPLLSVIIPMGLFNVLGSLQNIESAEAGGDVFTTGPSLAVNGIGTIAAALFGSCFPTTIYIGHPGWKALGARAGYSTLNGLFATTICLTGTVALISKVVPIEAGIAIVLWIGIVITAQAFQTSPVRHAPAAAIGLFPAIAAWGLTIVAGAFLEANRNPIDASLRFVPAHQFPAPQASTPPSLLQAATTSQSATRPREPSRFVATTMQDLLTSRHPQYGRSTQVNGFWLQGMVLLERGYIFTCMIVAAICAFLIDRRFFNAAGWAVAGAVLTFAGLMHAYQLKDNVVDYLPIFASPAEGALSNRAFHVAVGYLLLAAVFAAMGYLHRRNGEPQGNTVDDARLPETDVEPPVGS, from the coding sequence ATGTCGGCGAAATACCCCATCTTCGTCAAGCGAGATCTGGACGGCTTCTTCGGCTTGGCCATCGATAATCTTGTGCAAATGCTCCTGATCGTCGGGTTGTGCGGCGCTTACTGCGGCATGAATGGCGAGGACGCCCGCTTCATCACCCGGCACATCATGCCCGGAGTGGCCGTCTCGCTGATCATCGGCAACCTGTTCTACGCCCTGCAGGCACACTGGGTCGCCAAACGCGAGGGGCGCTCGGACGTCACCGCCTTGCCCTACGGGATCAACACCCCCTCCTTGCTGGTCTACGTGTTCTTCGTCATGATGCCGACGTACAACAAGACCCACAGCGCCGCCGCCGCTTGGCAGATGGGGCTGATCGCCTGCCTGGGCAGCGGGATCATCGAGTTCGCAGGCGCGTTTGTGGCCGAACGCCTCCGCCGAAATACGCCTCGGGCCGCGCTGCTCAGCACGCTGGCCGGAATCGCCATCACCTTCATTTCAATGACCTTCGCCCTGCAGATATGGCAGCGGCCGCTCGTGGCCATGGTGCCCATGGCCGTCGTGCTCCTGGTGTACTTCTCACACGCCCGCTTCCCGCTGGGCCTCCCCGGAGGCTTCGTCGCCATCCTCCTCGGAACCGCCTTGGCCTGGGGGCTACCCCTCCTCGGCGTGACCACCGACGTGCCGATGAGCCACAGCGCCATCCAGCAGGCATGGGCCGAACGCCGACTCTACCTGCCTATCTGGTCGGGACCGGCCCTATGGGAAGTCCTGCGGCAGGACTGGAGCCAAGTCATTCCACTGCTGTCCGTCATCATCCCGATGGGACTGTTCAACGTCTTGGGCAGCCTCCAGAACATCGAGTCGGCCGAGGCGGGCGGGGATGTGTTCACCACCGGACCGTCGCTGGCCGTCAACGGGATCGGGACCATCGCGGCCGCATTGTTCGGAAGTTGTTTCCCAACAACAATTTACATCGGACACCCGGGCTGGAAGGCCCTCGGGGCCCGAGCGGGGTACTCCACGCTGAACGGCCTGTTCGCGACCACCATCTGCCTGACCGGGACGGTGGCCCTGATCAGCAAAGTCGTGCCCATCGAGGCGGGCATCGCCATCGTCTTGTGGATCGGAATCGTGATCACCGCCCAGGCTTTCCAGACTTCGCCGGTTAGGCATGCACCGGCCGCCGCCATCGGGCTGTTCCCGGCTATCGCCGCCTGGGGGCTCACCATCGTGGCTGGGGCGTTTCTCGAGGCGAATCGCAATCCGATCGACGCCTCCCTCCGATTCGTGCCCGCCCACCAGTTCCCAGCGCCCCAGGCCTCTACCCCTCCATCGCTTCTCCAGGCGGCGACCACCAGCCAGTCCGCCACGCGCCCACGCGAGCCGTCCCGGTTCGTGGCCACCACCATGCAGGACCTCCTGACCTCCAGGCATCCCCAGTATGGACGCAGCACCCAGGTCAACGGCTTCTGGTTGCAGGGCATGGTGCTCCTGGAACGCGGCTACATCTTCACCTGCATGATCGTGGCGGCCATCTGCGCGTTCCTCATCGATCGGCGGTTCTTCAACGCCGCCGGTTGGGCCGTGGCCGGAGCGGTGCTGACCTTCGCCGGCCTGATGCACGCCTATCAGCTCAAGGATAACGTGGTGGACTACCTGCCGATTTTCGCATCCCCCGCCGAGGGCGCCCTTTCCAACCGGGCATTCCACGTGGCCGTCGGCTACCTGCTGCTTGCGGCCGTCTTCGCCGCGATGGGCTACCTGCATCGCCGGAACGGGGAGCCCCAGGGCAACACCGTGGACGATGCCCGCCTTCCCGAGACGGATGTCGAGCCACCCGTGGGCAGCTGA
- a CDS encoding CAP domain-containing protein, with protein MITKPTMIQRRAGVYRAVSERHRLAAVLGLAVASGLLGCGGPVSLFPGLDALTNGDLVGPVQNTTQVAGDTPLPACVNNGQARTATHAELFAELNQYRAGLGLKPLIYSKNLEAAADGQVQDLFERNFFAHVNPDGEDPGARAVRAGFCHKYVGENLAAGQVTVLQAMQAWKDSPTHHLNMVDPDYVYVGIGYYVDPFGRRYWAQEFGFDLP; from the coding sequence ATGATCACGAAGCCAACCATGATTCAACGGCGAGCCGGCGTTTATCGGGCGGTCAGCGAGCGACATCGCCTGGCTGCGGTGCTCGGCCTGGCGGTGGCCAGCGGGCTTCTCGGCTGTGGCGGCCCGGTGAGTCTGTTCCCGGGCCTGGACGCCCTGACGAACGGGGACCTGGTTGGTCCGGTGCAGAACACGACCCAGGTGGCCGGCGACACTCCGCTTCCGGCCTGTGTGAATAATGGGCAGGCTCGCACCGCCACTCACGCCGAGCTCTTTGCGGAACTGAACCAATATCGCGCCGGGCTCGGCCTGAAACCTCTTATATACTCCAAGAACCTCGAGGCGGCGGCCGACGGCCAGGTGCAGGATCTTTTCGAGCGCAACTTCTTCGCCCACGTCAATCCAGACGGTGAAGACCCCGGCGCCCGGGCGGTGCGGGCGGGCTTCTGCCACAAGTACGTGGGTGAGAACCTCGCCGCGGGGCAAGTCACTGTGCTTCAGGCCATGCAGGCATGGAAAGACAGCCCCACCCACCATCTCAACATGGTTGATCCGGACTACGTGTACGTCGGCATCGGTTATTATGTCGATCCCTTTGGCCGCCGCTACTGGGCACAGGAGTTCGGTTTCGACCTTCCGTGA